Proteins from a single region of Amblyomma americanum isolate KBUSLIRL-KWMA chromosome 10, ASM5285725v1, whole genome shotgun sequence:
- the LOC144106306 gene encoding organic cation/carnitine transporter 2-like, whose protein sequence is MREISALIGPPRWYHLIVWLLTFVRAFPSSWTQLTALFIAAEVQHWCSKADIPSLANWTEQHWKENAHPAVYNASGHAVVGKYDSCRTFPVQAAQINGSEVVRFDRSRTVPCHSWTYNESLPGSSAVPEWDLVCQHQWQRSMMTSVVFVGSLVGSLLMGHLSDRFGRRTVFFFSVFGAALFGSLGAVCSSLRAYIALRFFACVNIAGIQTSSAALLAEILDPRYRTFLNLGYTAGFAIPTMLLPGVAYLIGSWKVLQLVSGLVALACVPFMLVVQESPRWLITTRREEQAERAIAKILKINRRVVPNLHSAMHALVARIRESSVNSIGPVEIMRHRVIRRNTFLLFVIWFCDNFLMFAVMIGSVHIEGNHFVNFAASTAPEIPAAFVGLAMVYYWRRRPSQVVSFALAGMAATAVELTPPGHPYVSLSLSMVCRFVLILSASVKWVWTMELFPTAARGFGFAACFTIGRIGGIVAPFMTDLKKHAPVLVVPGLLAAAGMVGAGASTLLPETRGIELPDTFDEAEDVARARPRSEEYGLATRFSSEERNQFFLS, encoded by the exons ATGCGGGAGATCAGTGCGCTGATCGGACCACCCCGGTGGTACCACTTGATCGTCTGGTTGCTTACATTCGTCCGAGCTTTTCCGTCGTCGTGGACTCAGTTGACAGCACTGTTCATCGCCGCGGAAGTCCAGCACTGGTGCTCCAAGGCGGACATTCCGTCACTTGCCAACTGGACGGAGCAGCATTGGAAGGAGAACGCTCACCCAGCAGTGTACAACGCTTCCGGACACGCAGTGGTGGGGAAGTACGATTCTTGTCGAACGTTTCCCGTTCAAGCTGCGCAGATCAACGGTTCGGAGGTGGTCAGGTTCGACCGGTCCAGGACAGTTCCGTGCCACTCGTGGACCTACAACGAATCTTTACCTGGATCGTCTGCAGTGCCTGag TGGGACCTAGTGTGTCAGCACCAGTGGCAGCGCTCGATGATGACAAGCGTTGTATTTGTGGGCTCCCTTGTCGGATCGTTGCTCATGGGACACCTTTCCGACAG GTTTGGTCGTCGCACCGTATTCTTCTTCTCCGTATTTGGAGCCGCCCTCTTCGGGTCCCTGGGTGCGGTCTGCTCGTCGTTGCGGGCGTACATCGCTTTACGCTTCTTTGCCTGCGTCAACATCGCGGGCATCCAAACCAGCTCGGCAGCATTGT TGGCTGAGATATTGGATCCCCGCTACCGGACTTTCCTCAACCTGGGCTATACAGCAGGCTTCGCCATACCCACCATGCTGCTGCCAGGAGTGGCCTACCTCATTGGTAGCTGGAAGGTTCTCCAGCTCGTCTCGGGACTCGTCGCTCTGGCCTGCGTACCTTTCATGCT GGTTGTTCAAGAGTCTCCCCGCTGGCTCATCACGACTCGCCGGGAAGAGCAAGCCGAGCGCGCCATCGCAAAGATACTGAAGATTAACCGTCGTGTGGTGCCCAACCTGCATTCGGCCATGCACGCGCTCGTGGCGAGAATCCGGGAGTCgtcggtgaacagcattggtccCGTGGAGATAATGAGGCATCGAGTGATCAGGAGGAACACATTCCTTTTGTTTGTCATCTG GTTCTGCGACAACTTCCTCATGTTCGCCGTCATGATCGGCTCCGTTCACATCGAGGGCAACCATTTTGTGAACTTCGCCGCCTCCACAGCTCCGGAGATCCCTGCCGCCTTCGTAGGCCTAGCCATGGTCTACTACTGGCGCCGCAGGCCCTCCCAGGTGGTCTCCTTCGCCTTGGCCGGAATGGCGGCGACAGCGGTGGAGCTGACGCCCCCAG GACATCCGTACGTGTCCCTGTCGCTGTCCATGGTCTGTCGTTTCGTCCTCATCCTATCGGCATCGGTCAAGTGGGTCTGGACCATGGAGCTGTTTCCCACAGCTGCCCGAGGATTCGGCTTTGCTGCCTGTTTCACCATTGGCCGCATTGGAGGCATCGTGGCTCCATTCATGACTGACCTG aaaaaGCACGCGCCCGTGCTCGTTGTTCCCGGACTTCTGGCGGCCGCAGGAATGGTGGGCGCAGGGGCGTCCACCCTGCTGCCGGAGACTCGGGGCATAGAGCTGCCTGACACATTCGACGAAGCCGAAGACGTTGCCAGAGCACGACCAAG GTCTGAGGAATACGGCTTGGCGACGAGGTTTTCTTCCGAAGAAAGGAACCAATTCTTTCTCTCGTGA